A portion of the Calliphora vicina chromosome 5, idCalVici1.1, whole genome shotgun sequence genome contains these proteins:
- the PGAP3 gene encoding post-GPI attachment to proteins factor 3: MLNLVKCLFISVILCLFISYTLASNGDRTGFFNHCRQNCERQNCSADGLDIQEQAIRYYQQTVFDKLLQWSCADECQYGCMWRTVEAFKDRGWPIPQFYGKWPFVRFFGLQEPASVLFSIFNIIAHLRNLRKFRKNVRPDSPCYKLWHVFTAVSLNAWIWSVVFHARDFPLTELLDYVFAYSMVLATLYCMVMRMLHKYSWLLRALISLAFLAYYINYFAYISVGQFSYSLNMTTNIVTGVLSAMGWFLWSFKVRKQRPYYRKILGFYLLLGFSMSLELLDFPPIMWILDAHALWHLATTFITSLLYSFAIDDCQMLRKEKYYELGAFNKEI; the protein is encoded by the exons atgttaaatttagtgaaatgtttatttattagtgttattttatgtttatttatttcatatacatTAGCTTCAAATGGAGATCGTACAGGTTTCTTTAATCATTGTCGTCAAAATTGTGAAAGACAAAACTGTTCGGCAG atgGCTTAGATATACAAGAACAAGCTATTAGGTACTATCAACAAACAGTATTTGACAAGTTATTGCAATGGTCCTGTGCTGATGAATGCCAATACGGCTGTATGTGGCGAACTGTTGAGGCTTTCAAGGATAGAGGTTGGCCAATACCACAGTTTTATGGCAAA TGGCCTTTTGTGCGTTTCTTTGGTTTACAGGAGCCAGCATCTGTATTATTTTCCATATTCAATATTATTGCTCATTTACGTAATTTACGAAAGTTTCGTAAGAATGTTCGACCAGATAGTCCATGCTATAAGTTGTGGCATGTTTTTACTGCG GTATCCCTCAATGCGTGGATATGGTCGGTGGTTTTTCATGCTCGTGATTTTCCTTTGACAGAACTATTAGATTACGTTTTTGCCTATTCAATGGTCCTAGCTACACTATATTGTATGGTAATGAG aaTGTTACATAAATATTCCTGGCTTTTAAGGGCCCTTATATCGTTAGCTTTTTTAGCCTACTATATTAACTATTTTGCTTATATAAGTGTGGGACAATTCAGTTATTCATTAAATATGACAACCAATATAGTTACAG GCGTTCTTAGTGCTATGGGTTGGTTTCTGTGGTCTTTTAAAGTACGTAAGCAGCGTCCCTATTATCGTAAAATCTTAGGTTTCTATTTACTATTGGGCTTTAGCATGAGCTTAGAACTTTTGGATTTCCCTCCAATTATGTGGATTTTAGATGCTCATGCCTTATGGCACTTAGCCACCACATTTATTACTTCATTATTGTATAGTTTTGCCATTGACGATTGTCAAATGTTGcgcaaagaaaaatattatgaattaGGTGCTTTTAATAAGGAAATATAA
- the LOC135961897 gene encoding peptidyl-prolyl cis-trans isomerase H — MPTWNQIQSQLRHPNNPVVFFDVSVGTTEIGRMIFELFADTVPKTAENFRQFCTGEYQPDGVPLGYKGASFHRVIKDFMIQGGDFVHGDGTGVMSIYGNTFADENFTLKHDSPGLLSMANSGKDTNGCQFFITCAKCNFLDGKHVVFGRVLDGLLIMRKIENVPTGPNNKPKLPVLISQCGQM, encoded by the exons ATGCCTACTTGGAATCAAATTCAGTCTCAACTAAGGCATCCCAATAATCCAGTGGTATTTTTCGATGTTTCTGTGGGAACTACA GAAATAGGACGAatgatttttgaattatttgctGATACCGTTCCCAAAACAGCTGAAAATTTCCGTCAATTCTGTACGGGTGAATACCAACCAGATGGCGTACCATTAGGTTATAAGGGAGCTAGTTTTCATCGTGTTATAAAAGATTTTATGATACAAGGTGGTGATTTTGTGCAC ggTGATGGCACTGGGGTTATGAGCATTTATGGCAATACTTTTGCCGATGAAAATTTCACTCTGAAACATGACTCGCCTGGCCTTTTGTCGATGGCCAATAGTGGCAAAGACACAAATGGTTGTCAGTTTTTTATAACCTGCGCTAAATGTAATTTCTTGGATGGCAAACATGTTGTGTTCGGTAGAGTTTTAGATGGTCTATTGATAATGCGCAAAATTGAAAACGTTCCAACGGGTCCAAATAATAAACCAAAATTGCCAGTTTTAATATCACAATGTGGACAAATGTaa
- the Rpp25 gene encoding ribonuclease P protein subunit p25-like protein — MMHYRKGENIEKQLTKEELPFEDFLPKGTEFLWMHVNGGTKVNNVLTYAKNALDKGEHKNIVWSGNGGGVVKTISCAEILKRTYPLYQVTRMCYTTVEEHWKPQMEGLEEIVANRQIPSLHIFMSLEPIDDNVKGLQKPNTTTDFWVYNSNQNTPTTSSNNNSNHRQRNSNPNQRRPNHHQNKNNQPPRTNASSSQEPSNEASNSSGGNQQRKTNNNPKRRRPNHGRDTQNLPRKDDNSNQNERMET, encoded by the exons ATGATGCACTATCGCAAAggtgaaaatattgaaaaacaactGACTAAGGAAGAATTGCCATTTGAAGACTTTTTACCTAAAGGCACAGAATTTCTATGGATGCAT GTTAATGGAGGCACTAAAGTTAATAACGTTTTAACGTATGCGAAAAATGCTTTAGATAAAGGAgaacacaaaaatattgtatgGAGTGGCAATGGAGGCGGAGTAGTAAAAACAATATCTTGTGCTGAAATATTAAAGAGGACATATCCTTTATATCAAGTTACCAGAATGTGTTATACAAC AGTTGAAGAACACTGGAAGCCACAAATGGAAGGTTTAGAGGAAATTGTGGCCAATCGACAAATTCCGTCATTGCATATTTTTATGAGCCTGGAACCTATAGACGATAATGTTAAAGG GCTACAAAAACCCAACACTACAACAGATTTTTGGGTTTATAATAGTAATCAGAACACCCCAACGACTTCCTCAAATAATAATAGCAATCATAGACAGCGTAACAGCAATCCAAATCAGAGGAGACCAAATCaccatcaaaataaaaataatcaaccACCCAGAACAAATGCATCAAGTAGTCAAGAACCTTCAAATGAAGCTAGTAACAGTTCAGGAGGCAACCAACAGCGAAAGACTAACAATAATCCAAAACGAAGGAGACCAAATCACGGCCGTGATACACAAAATCTGCCCAGAAAAGATGACAATTCAAATCAAAACGAGAGAATGGAAACTTAA